From a single Pseudomonas cremoricolorata genomic region:
- a CDS encoding MFS transporter, with translation MDKYAPRQWQEHERPVLPGSPSTPLHAPSKRVAYGLVGLLVAITGGLGNALVTANLVFLQGALGATTAEMAWLPAAYVMTNVSMNLLLVKFRQEFGLRAFTEVFLVLYALVTFAHLFVNDLNSAVAVRAAHGMVGAALTSLGLYYMIQAFPAKWRLKAMVLGLGASQLALPLARIFSEDLLQIAEWRGLYLFELGLALAALGCVLLLKLPPGDRFKTFEPLDFLTFSLMAGGTALLCAALSLGRIEWWLETPWIGVALAASIALICAGLAIEHNRRNPLLMTRWLGSAAIVRLALCVVLIRMVTSEQSTGAVGFLQALNLGSEQMRTLYAVMLLGAVAGLAVSALTINPVHLVWPLFISLGAMALGAFMDSTSSNLTRPAQMYLSQFLLAFGSTFFLGPCMVMGISHVRANPRNLISFSVMFGICNNLGGLLGAALLGTFQVWREKFHSSQLTEQLSAFDPLVAARVQSGAASYGGLVSDPALRSEVGLRLLANAATREANVLAYNDVFMLIGALALLTMLWIFLRRSWVWYSTRRTPSEPLTAGAPTR, from the coding sequence ATGGACAAGTACGCCCCCCGCCAATGGCAGGAGCATGAACGGCCGGTGCTGCCAGGCTCGCCGTCGACACCGCTGCATGCGCCGAGCAAGCGCGTGGCCTATGGCCTGGTCGGTCTGCTGGTGGCGATCACCGGCGGGCTGGGCAACGCGCTGGTCACCGCCAACCTGGTGTTTCTGCAAGGCGCGCTGGGCGCCACCACCGCCGAGATGGCCTGGCTGCCCGCCGCCTACGTGATGACCAACGTGTCAATGAACCTGCTGCTGGTGAAGTTTCGCCAGGAGTTCGGCCTGCGCGCCTTCACCGAGGTGTTTCTGGTGCTGTACGCGCTGGTGACCTTCGCCCACCTGTTCGTCAATGACCTCAATTCCGCGGTGGCGGTACGCGCTGCCCACGGCATGGTCGGCGCGGCGCTCACCTCGCTGGGCCTGTACTACATGATCCAGGCCTTCCCGGCCAAATGGCGCCTCAAGGCCATGGTGCTGGGCCTGGGCGCCTCGCAGCTGGCCCTGCCGCTGGCGCGGATCTTTTCCGAAGACCTGCTGCAGATCGCCGAATGGCGCGGCCTGTACCTGTTCGAACTGGGCCTGGCGCTGGCAGCGTTGGGTTGCGTGCTGTTGCTCAAGTTGCCGCCCGGCGACCGCTTCAAGACCTTCGAACCATTGGATTTTCTGACCTTCTCCCTGATGGCCGGCGGCACCGCCCTGCTCTGCGCGGCGCTGTCATTGGGGCGCATCGAGTGGTGGCTGGAGACGCCGTGGATCGGCGTTGCCCTGGCGGCCTCGATCGCGTTGATCTGCGCGGGCCTGGCGATCGAGCACAACCGCCGCAACCCGCTGCTGATGACGCGCTGGCTGGGCAGCGCAGCGATCGTGCGGCTGGCCTTGTGCGTGGTGCTGATCCGCATGGTCACCTCTGAGCAGTCCACCGGCGCAGTGGGCTTTCTGCAGGCGCTGAACCTGGGCAGCGAGCAGATGCGCACGCTGTATGCGGTGATGCTGCTGGGCGCGGTGGCCGGGCTTGCCGTGAGCGCACTGACCATCAACCCGGTGCATCTGGTGTGGCCGCTGTTCATCTCGCTGGGGGCGATGGCCCTGGGCGCGTTCATGGACAGCACTTCGAGCAACCTGACCCGCCCGGCGCAGATGTACCTGAGCCAGTTCCTGCTGGCCTTCGGCAGTACCTTCTTTCTGGGCCCGTGCATGGTCATGGGCATCAGCCACGTGCGTGCCAACCCACGCAACCTCATCAGTTTTTCGGTGATGTTCGGCATCTGCAACAACCTCGGGGGCCTGCTCGGCGCAGCGCTGCTGGGCACCTTCCAGGTGTGGCGGGAGAAATTTCATTCCAGCCAGCTGACTGAGCAACTCAGCGCCTTCGACCCGCTGGTGGCCGCTCGGGTGCAAAGTGGCGCGGCCAGCTATGGCGGGCTGGTCAGCGACCCGGCCCTGCGCAGCGAGGTCGGCCTGCGGTTGCTGGCCAACGCTGCGACGCGCGAGGCCAACGTGCTGGCCTACAACGATGTGTTCATGCTCATTGGCGCCCTGGCGCTGTTGACCATGCTGTGGATCTTCCTGCGCCGCTCGTGGGTCTGGTACTCGACGCGCCGCACTCCCTCCGAACCCTTGACTGCCGGTGCCCCGACCCGATGA
- a CDS encoding sigma-54 dependent transcriptional regulator, whose protein sequence is MSEPAPLRRLLIVDPCDDCHRLLPGLRSAGWDVRSSTLAAALEHPCDIGVLRLQAAHLRHPDAVKDLIKRSNTEWIAVLSAEELRTQNVGDFVCEWFFDFHTLPFDVSRVQVTLGRAFGMARLRGKGAAPVDLPDHELLGDSRPIRELRKLLGKLAPTESPVLIRGESGTGKELVAKTLHRQSQRRDKPFVAINCGAIPEHLIQSELFGHEKGAFTGAHQRKVGRIEAAHGGTLFLDEIGDLPLELQANLLRFLQEKHIERVGGSQPIAVDVRVLAATHVDLEKAIGLGRFREDLYYRLNVLQVVTAPLRERHGDLAMLASHFAHFYSLETGRRPRSFSDGALAAMGRHDWPGNVRELANRVRRGLVLAEGRQIEAQDLGLQEVERQEQLFGTLEDYKHRAERQALSDVLNRHSDNLSLAAKVLGVSRPTFYRLLHKHQIR, encoded by the coding sequence ATGTCGGAACCTGCACCGTTGCGTCGCCTGCTGATCGTCGACCCTTGTGACGACTGCCACCGTTTATTGCCGGGCCTGCGCAGTGCAGGCTGGGACGTGCGCAGTTCGACCCTGGCTGCAGCCCTGGAGCATCCCTGCGATATCGGCGTGCTGCGCCTGCAGGCAGCGCATCTGCGCCACCCCGATGCGGTGAAGGATCTGATCAAGCGCAGCAACACCGAGTGGATCGCCGTGCTCAGCGCCGAGGAGCTGCGCACCCAGAACGTCGGCGATTTCGTCTGCGAATGGTTCTTCGATTTCCATACCTTGCCGTTCGATGTCTCGCGCGTACAGGTGACACTGGGTCGCGCCTTCGGCATGGCGCGCCTGCGCGGCAAAGGCGCGGCGCCTGTGGACTTGCCGGACCACGAGCTGCTCGGCGACAGCCGGCCGATCCGTGAGCTGCGCAAGCTGCTGGGCAAGTTGGCGCCCACCGAGTCGCCGGTGCTGATTCGCGGTGAAAGCGGTACTGGCAAGGAACTGGTAGCCAAGACCCTGCATCGCCAGTCACAACGCAGGGACAAACCCTTCGTGGCCATCAACTGTGGCGCGATTCCCGAGCATCTGATTCAGTCCGAGCTGTTCGGTCACGAGAAGGGCGCCTTTACCGGCGCGCACCAGCGCAAGGTCGGGCGCATCGAGGCGGCCCATGGCGGCACCTTGTTTCTCGACGAAATCGGTGACCTGCCACTGGAGCTGCAAGCCAACCTCTTGCGTTTTCTGCAAGAGAAGCACATCGAGCGCGTGGGTGGCAGCCAGCCTATCGCGGTCGATGTGCGAGTGCTGGCGGCCACCCACGTCGACCTGGAAAAGGCCATTGGCCTGGGTCGCTTTCGTGAAGACCTGTACTACCGGCTGAACGTCTTGCAGGTGGTCACCGCGCCGCTGCGCGAGCGGCATGGCGACCTGGCCATGTTGGCCAGTCACTTCGCCCACTTCTATAGCCTGGAGACCGGGCGCCGGCCGCGCTCGTTCAGCGATGGTGCGTTGGCAGCCATGGGTCGTCACGACTGGCCCGGCAATGTCCGCGAACTGGCCAATCGGGTGCGCCGCGGGCTGGTGCTGGCCGAGGGGCGGCAGATCGAGGCGCAGGATCTGGGCTTGCAGGAGGTCGAGCGTCAGGAACAACTGTTCGGCACGTTGGAAGACTACAAGCACCGCGCCGAGCGCCAGGCCCTGAGCGATGTGCTCAACCGCCACAGCGACAACCTGAGCCTTGCCGCCAAGGTGCTGGGCGTGTCGCGGCCGACCTTCTACCGGCTGCTGCACAAGCACCAGATCCGCTGA
- a CDS encoding DNA polymerase II, with amino-acid sequence MAVSLGFLLTRHWYDSAEGTVVEFWLATEHGPRCVRLAPQPSVAFIAEADRAHAQVLLRDEAQVELRTLQLRTFEQRPVLGLYCRSYRHLLALEKRLRSAGIEVYEADIKPPERYLMERFITAAVSFTGQADAHGVLCNAQLKPAEGYRPNLRLASLDIETTERGELYSIGLHGCGQRQVYMLGPGNGDARTVDFDLQYCNSRGELIECLNAWLVRHDPDAIIGWNVVQFDLRVLHVQAQKYQVPLCLGRDGQPMTLREHDSRSHFFAAAAGRLLIDGIEGLRSATWNFPSFSLENVARTLLGEGKAISTPYQRMGEINRLFAEDKPGLARYNLKDCELVTGIFAHTRLLAFLLERASVTGLPADRSGGSVAAFSHLYMPFMHRLGFVAPNRGGRAEQSSPGGFVMDSRPGLYHSVLVLDYKSLYPSIIRTFRIDPVGLVEGLREPDDEHSVEGFLGARFSRTQHCLPAIVERVWQGREAAKREGNAPLSQALKIIMNAFYGVLGASSCRFFDTRLASSITLRGHQIMRQTRALIEARGYEVIYGDTDSTFVWLKHPHGQEQAAAIGQTLVAEVNQWWRQHLADTYRLDSALELQFETHYQRFLMPTIRGADEGSKKRYAGLVQRADGRDEMVYKGLESVRTDWSPLAREFQQALYARIFRDQPYRDYVRDYVQRTLAGELDELLVYRKRLRRPLAEYQRNVPPHVRAARLADEFHVSQGHGRQYHNGGWISYVMTVAGPEPIEHRQSPVDYDHYLSRQLQPIADAILPFVNDSFAALVERQIPLF; translated from the coding sequence TTGGCAGTTTCCCTGGGTTTTCTTCTGACCCGGCATTGGTACGACAGCGCCGAAGGCACGGTGGTCGAGTTCTGGCTCGCCACCGAGCACGGGCCACGTTGCGTGCGTCTGGCGCCCCAGCCCTCGGTGGCGTTCATCGCCGAAGCCGACCGCGCTCATGCCCAGGTGCTGCTGCGCGACGAAGCCCAGGTCGAACTGCGCACGCTGCAGTTGCGCACCTTCGAGCAGCGCCCGGTGCTGGGGCTGTACTGCCGCAGCTACCGGCACCTGCTGGCCCTGGAAAAGCGCCTGCGCAGCGCCGGCATCGAGGTGTACGAGGCCGACATCAAGCCCCCCGAGCGCTACCTGATGGAGCGTTTCATCACTGCTGCGGTGTCATTCACCGGGCAAGCCGATGCCCACGGTGTGCTGTGCAACGCGCAGCTCAAGCCGGCCGAGGGCTATCGACCGAACTTGCGTCTGGCATCGCTGGACATCGAAACCACCGAGCGTGGCGAGCTGTACAGCATCGGCCTGCACGGCTGCGGACAACGCCAGGTGTATATGCTCGGCCCAGGCAATGGCGATGCTCGCACCGTGGACTTCGACCTGCAGTACTGCAACAGCCGCGGCGAGCTGATCGAATGTCTCAATGCCTGGCTGGTGCGCCACGACCCCGACGCGATCATCGGCTGGAACGTGGTGCAGTTCGACCTGCGCGTGTTGCACGTACAGGCGCAGAAGTACCAGGTGCCATTGTGCCTGGGCCGTGATGGCCAGCCCATGACCCTGCGTGAGCACGACAGCCGCAGTCATTTCTTCGCTGCCGCTGCGGGACGTCTGTTGATCGATGGCATCGAAGGGCTGCGCTCGGCGACCTGGAACTTCCCCTCGTTCAGCCTGGAGAACGTCGCCCGTACCCTGCTGGGCGAGGGCAAGGCGATTTCCACGCCGTACCAGCGCATGGGTGAAATCAACCGCCTGTTCGCCGAAGACAAGCCGGGTCTTGCGCGCTACAACCTCAAGGACTGCGAACTGGTCACGGGCATCTTTGCCCACACCCGCTTACTCGCTTTCCTGCTCGAGCGGGCCAGTGTGACCGGCCTGCCCGCCGACCGCAGCGGCGGCTCGGTCGCCGCCTTCAGCCATCTGTACATGCCATTCATGCACCGACTGGGCTTCGTGGCGCCCAACCGCGGCGGGCGTGCCGAACAAAGCAGCCCCGGCGGCTTCGTCATGGATTCTCGTCCAGGCCTGTATCACTCGGTACTGGTGCTCGATTACAAGAGCCTGTACCCCTCGATCATTCGCACCTTTCGCATCGATCCGGTGGGGCTGGTGGAGGGGTTGCGCGAACCGGACGATGAACACTCGGTTGAAGGCTTTCTCGGTGCCCGGTTTTCCCGCACCCAGCATTGCCTTCCGGCCATCGTCGAGCGCGTCTGGCAGGGCCGCGAGGCCGCCAAGCGGGAGGGCAACGCACCGCTGTCACAGGCGCTGAAGATCATCATGAACGCCTTTTATGGCGTGCTCGGGGCGAGCAGTTGCCGGTTTTTCGATACCCGTCTGGCGTCGTCGATCACCCTGCGTGGGCACCAGATCATGCGCCAGACCCGCGCGCTGATCGAGGCCCGCGGCTATGAGGTGATCTACGGCGACACCGACTCGACCTTCGTCTGGCTCAAACACCCGCACGGCCAGGAGCAGGCCGCCGCCATCGGCCAGACGCTGGTGGCCGAGGTCAATCAGTGGTGGCGTCAGCACCTGGCAGACACCTACCGCCTCGACAGTGCGCTGGAGTTGCAGTTCGAAACCCACTACCAGCGCTTTTTGATGCCGACCATCCGTGGCGCCGACGAGGGCAGCAAGAAACGCTACGCCGGGCTGGTGCAGCGTGCCGATGGGCGTGATGAGATGGTCTACAAGGGCCTTGAGTCGGTGCGCACCGATTGGTCGCCGCTGGCCCGCGAGTTCCAGCAGGCGCTGTACGCGCGCATCTTCCGCGACCAGCCGTATCGCGACTACGTGCGCGACTATGTCCAGCGCACCTTGGCAGGCGAACTCGATGAGCTGCTGGTCTACCGTAAGCGTCTGCGCCGGCCGTTGGCCGAGTACCAGCGCAATGTCCCGCCGCACGTACGCGCAGCGCGCCTGGCCGATGAGTTCCATGTCAGCCAGGGGCATGGTCGGCAGTACCACAACGGCGGCTGGATCAGCTACGTGATGACCGTGGCAGGCCCTGAGCCGATAGAACACCGGCAATCGCCTGTGGACTACGACCACTACCTGAGCCGGCAACTGCAGCCGATCGCCGATGCCATCCTGCCTTTCGTCAACGACAGCTTCGCTGCGCTGGTGGAGCGCCAGATACCGTTGTTCTGA
- a CDS encoding HlyD family secretion protein codes for MTQDTPSTTTTALAETPEGKAPPSEPENPGRTRRVRLLSTLIFAGIAIAGVLLVLYAWRLPPFSSAVESTENALVRGQVTVIGPQLAGYIVEVPVHDFQFVKAGDLLVRLDDRIYRQRLAQAKAQLQQQQAALANNLQQRNSAEATIEQRRAAIADAAAQADKAQADLRRNQALISDGSVSRRELDITRAAAAAGQASVAQAKAALEIARQDRESVVVNRAALQAAVENAKAAVELARIDLDNTRVVAPRDGQLGQIGTRLGAYANAGAQLMALVPDTLWVIANMKETQMADVRVGQAVSFTVDALNHHTLRGRVEQISPATGSEFALLQGDNATGNFVKIAQRIPVRISVDADQDEARRLRPGMSVVVSIDTAQ; via the coding sequence ATGACCCAGGACACGCCTTCGACCACCACCACTGCCCTGGCCGAAACCCCGGAGGGCAAAGCGCCGCCCAGCGAGCCGGAAAACCCCGGACGCACGCGCCGGGTACGGCTGCTGTCGACCTTGATCTTTGCCGGTATCGCCATCGCCGGCGTGCTGCTGGTGCTGTATGCCTGGCGTCTGCCGCCCTTCAGCAGCGCCGTGGAAAGCACCGAAAATGCACTGGTACGCGGCCAGGTCACGGTGATCGGGCCGCAGCTGGCCGGGTATATCGTCGAAGTGCCCGTGCACGACTTCCAGTTCGTCAAGGCCGGTGACCTGCTGGTGCGCCTGGATGACCGCATCTACCGCCAACGCCTGGCCCAGGCCAAGGCGCAGCTGCAGCAACAGCAGGCGGCGCTTGCCAACAACCTGCAACAGCGCAACAGCGCCGAGGCCACCATCGAGCAACGCCGCGCCGCCATCGCCGATGCTGCCGCCCAGGCCGACAAAGCCCAGGCCGACCTGCGCCGCAACCAGGCGCTGATCAGCGACGGCTCGGTGTCACGCCGCGAACTGGACATCACCCGCGCCGCCGCTGCCGCCGGTCAGGCCAGCGTCGCCCAGGCCAAGGCCGCCCTGGAGATTGCCCGCCAGGACCGCGAGTCGGTGGTGGTCAACCGCGCTGCGCTGCAAGCGGCGGTAGAGAACGCCAAGGCCGCTGTCGAGCTGGCCCGCATCGACCTGGACAACACCCGCGTGGTGGCACCACGCGATGGCCAGCTGGGACAGATCGGCACGCGTCTGGGCGCCTACGCCAACGCTGGCGCGCAGCTGATGGCGCTGGTGCCCGACACCTTGTGGGTGATCGCCAACATGAAGGAAACGCAAATGGCCGACGTGCGTGTCGGGCAAGCGGTGAGCTTCACCGTCGATGCCCTGAACCATCACACACTGCGCGGCCGCGTGGAGCAGATTTCCCCCGCTACCGGCTCGGAGTTCGCCCTACTGCAAGGCGACAACGCCACCGGCAACTTCGTCAAGATCGCCCAGCGCATTCCGGTGCGCATCAGTGTCGATGCCGATCAGGATGAGGCGCGGCGGCTTCGGCCTGGGATGTCGGTGGTGGTGAGTATCGATACGGCGCAGTGA
- the hisN gene encoding histidinol-phosphatase — protein MSLNAVQISEFRAFADTLADAAADAIAPHFRAALTVEDKGGRLYDPVTVADKAAEHAMRELIQERYPEHGILGEEHGEARGSSPLTWVLDPIDGTRAFITGLPLWGTLIALNDGKRPVLGMMNQPYTGERFIGTGDAAWLGERRLHTRACADLGAATLMCTTPDMFDTPARKAAFERVAGKARLLRYGGDCYAYCMLASGFVDVIVEASLQPYDVQALMPIIEGAGGVITAWDGGTAQHGGCVVACGDPALHAQVLELLRSAQ, from the coding sequence ATGTCCCTCAACGCCGTCCAGATCAGCGAGTTCCGGGCCTTTGCCGACACCTTGGCAGATGCCGCCGCCGACGCCATCGCGCCGCACTTTCGCGCCGCGCTCACGGTTGAAGACAAGGGCGGGCGCCTGTACGACCCGGTGACTGTGGCCGACAAGGCGGCCGAACACGCCATGCGCGAGCTGATCCAGGAGCGCTACCCCGAGCACGGCATTCTCGGTGAAGAACACGGCGAGGCGCGCGGCAGCAGCCCGCTGACCTGGGTGCTCGATCCCATCGACGGCACCCGTGCATTCATCACCGGTCTGCCGCTGTGGGGCACGTTGATCGCGCTCAACGACGGCAAGCGCCCAGTGCTGGGCATGATGAACCAGCCCTATACCGGCGAGCGTTTCATCGGCACCGGCGACGCCGCCTGGCTTGGCGAGCGTCGCCTGCATACCCGTGCCTGCGCCGACCTGGGCGCGGCCACGCTGATGTGCACCACCCCCGACATGTTCGACACCCCGGCCCGCAAGGCGGCATTCGAGCGCGTGGCTGGCAAGGCGCGCCTGCTGCGTTATGGCGGCGATTGCTACGCCTACTGCATGCTGGCCAGCGGTTTCGTCGATGTGATCGTCGAGGCCAGCCTGCAGCCCTACGATGTGCAGGCGCTGATGCCGATCATCGAAGGCGCCGGTGGCGTCATCACTGCCTGGGACGGCGGCACCGCGCAACACGGCGGCTGCGTGGTGGCCTGTGGCGACCCTGCCTTGCACGCGCAGGTGCTCGAACTGTTACGCAGCGCACAGTAA
- a CDS encoding PIG-L deacetylase family protein yields the protein MSDDNLIQASQGTPWQQWQQCAHLARAPWIDPQQLCPPGRRLVLVAPHPDDEILMAGGLLAGFAGREHDLLLISATDGEGSHPDSQQWSERRLRHQRPLESRHALQALNLDLCHLDWRRLSLKDGGVQRNEAYLVSHLSQLLKPDDLLMVPWRNDGHCDHEAIGRAGAQAAQARGAQLAEVPVWAWHWASADDNRLPWARARRIQLDEARVARKRQAISAHTSQLSADAGRPPVVPATLLDCLLQPFELILL from the coding sequence ATGAGCGACGATAACCTGATCCAAGCCAGTCAAGGCACCCCCTGGCAGCAGTGGCAACAGTGTGCGCACTTGGCCCGTGCGCCTTGGATCGATCCGCAGCAGTTATGTCCACCCGGTCGTAGGCTGGTGCTGGTGGCGCCGCATCCGGACGATGAAATTCTCATGGCCGGTGGTCTGCTGGCAGGCTTTGCCGGCCGTGAGCATGACTTGCTGCTGATTTCCGCCACCGATGGCGAGGGCAGCCATCCCGACTCACAGCAGTGGAGTGAACGGCGACTGCGCCATCAGCGTCCCCTGGAAAGCCGCCACGCCTTGCAGGCGCTCAACCTCGACCTCTGTCACCTCGACTGGCGGCGCCTGAGCCTCAAGGACGGCGGCGTGCAACGCAACGAGGCGTACCTGGTCAGCCACCTGAGCCAATTGCTCAAGCCCGACGACCTGCTCATGGTGCCCTGGCGCAACGATGGTCATTGCGATCACGAAGCCATTGGCCGTGCCGGTGCCCAGGCGGCCCAGGCCCGCGGTGCGCAGCTGGCGGAGGTGCCGGTGTGGGCCTGGCACTGGGCAAGCGCTGATGACAACCGCCTGCCATGGGCACGGGCGCGGCGCATCCAGCTCGACGAGGCACGGGTGGCGCGCAAGCGCCAGGCCATCAGCGCCCACACCAGCCAGCTCAGCGCAGACGCGGGGCGCCCACCCGTGGTGCCGGCGACCTTGCTCGACTGCCTGCTGCAACCCTTCGAGCTGATACTGCTCTGA
- a CDS encoding endonuclease translates to MNRLLSAVTLSLAVILPAFASPPDTFTQAKVVAKQQVYLDQASSATGDLYCGCQWSWVGKSGGRIDPASCGLSARKQQNRAERTEWEHIVPAWTFGHQRQCWQNGGRKQCVDNDPVFRAMEADLFNLYPAVGEVNGDRSNFNYGMVSGVAPQYGQCKTRIDFQQRTAEPRDEVKGLVARTTFYMFDRYKLNMSNQQQRLLMAWDKQYPVSAWERQRDQRIAAVMGHGNPFVSGARQWSQGYRPVGDGLNASAASSPAKSGVPASAKADTRGATGGSIIGNQNSHVYHLPSGCPSYTQVAAKNRISFESEAQAQAQGYKKAGNCR, encoded by the coding sequence ATGAATCGATTGTTGTCCGCTGTAACCCTAAGCCTCGCCGTCATCCTCCCCGCCTTCGCCAGCCCGCCCGACACCTTCACCCAGGCCAAAGTCGTCGCCAAGCAGCAGGTCTACCTCGACCAGGCCAGCAGCGCCACGGGCGATCTTTATTGCGGTTGCCAGTGGAGCTGGGTCGGCAAATCGGGCGGGCGTATCGACCCTGCTTCGTGCGGCCTGAGCGCGCGCAAGCAGCAGAACCGCGCCGAGCGCACCGAATGGGAACACATCGTGCCGGCCTGGACCTTTGGCCATCAGCGTCAGTGCTGGCAGAACGGCGGACGCAAACAGTGCGTGGACAACGACCCGGTGTTCCGCGCCATGGAAGCCGACCTGTTCAACCTCTACCCGGCCGTGGGCGAGGTCAATGGTGATCGCAGCAATTTCAACTACGGCATGGTCTCGGGCGTGGCGCCGCAGTACGGCCAGTGCAAGACGCGCATCGACTTCCAGCAGCGCACCGCCGAGCCGCGCGACGAGGTCAAGGGGTTGGTGGCGCGCACCACCTTCTACATGTTCGATCGCTACAAGCTGAACATGTCCAACCAGCAGCAACGCCTGCTGATGGCCTGGGACAAGCAGTACCCGGTCAGCGCCTGGGAGCGTCAGCGTGACCAGCGCATCGCCGCGGTCATGGGCCACGGCAATCCGTTCGTCAGCGGCGCGCGGCAGTGGAGCCAAGGCTACCGCCCAGTGGGCGATGGCTTGAATGCCAGCGCCGCCAGCAGCCCGGCAAAGTCCGGCGTGCCGGCCAGCGCCAAGGCCGATACCCGTGGCGCCACAGGCGGCAGCATCATCGGCAACCAGAACAGCCACGTGTATCACCTGCCCAGCGGCTGTCCGTCCTACACCCAGGTCGCGGCGAAGAATCGCATCAGCTTCGAGTCCGAAGCCCAGGCGCAGGCCCAGGGCTACAAGAAGGCCGGCAACTGCCGCTGA
- a CDS encoding metal-dependent hydrolase: MDSITQALLGAALQGALLGRVQGRRALLYGAALATVPDLDVFIRYADPVSQMTFHRGFTHSLFVLTALALALSTLVMAVARWRWPDHGYRWPRLMLTFWLVLVTHPLLDAFTVYGTQLLWPLGVTPQSWAAVFIVDPVYSVPLLLAVAYAAVRGLGLRSRQWLGVALVFSTLYLGGGLAGRMAAEQRLQAALEAQGVTVSEVKAVPMAFTSLVWRVLAKTPDGDYIEAVSSVLDRDAPEMQRLSRHIEDARLLDGVMLHERLRWFTDDWLRYDIIGDALVVTDLRMGTPGNYNFRFQMARRDAQGQWQAVTPSRWREDDGRSMFDREQLTLIWRRIFTAQPPLPLATWQTRFLGPQGAQ; the protein is encoded by the coding sequence ATGGATTCAATTACCCAGGCGCTGCTTGGCGCTGCGCTGCAAGGCGCGCTGCTGGGCCGTGTTCAAGGCCGTCGGGCGCTGCTATACGGCGCGGCGCTGGCCACTGTGCCGGATCTTGACGTGTTCATCCGCTACGCCGACCCGGTGTCGCAAATGACGTTCCATCGTGGCTTTACCCATTCGCTGTTCGTGCTCACCGCACTGGCGCTGGCCTTGTCCACACTGGTCATGGCCGTGGCGCGCTGGCGCTGGCCCGACCACGGCTACCGATGGCCGCGGTTGATGCTGACCTTCTGGCTGGTGCTGGTGACCCACCCCTTGCTCGATGCTTTCACCGTATACGGCACACAATTGCTCTGGCCGCTCGGTGTGACGCCACAGAGTTGGGCGGCCGTGTTCATCGTCGATCCGGTGTACAGCGTGCCATTGCTGCTGGCGGTGGCGTATGCCGCCGTGCGTGGCCTGGGTCTGCGCAGTCGGCAGTGGCTGGGGGTGGCGCTGGTGTTCAGCACCCTGTACCTGGGCGGTGGGCTGGCCGGGCGAATGGCTGCCGAGCAACGCTTGCAGGCGGCGCTCGAGGCACAAGGTGTGACGGTGAGCGAGGTCAAGGCGGTGCCGATGGCGTTTACCAGTCTGGTCTGGCGGGTGCTGGCCAAGACCCCGGACGGTGACTACATCGAAGCGGTGAGCAGTGTGCTGGACCGCGATGCACCCGAGATGCAGCGCCTGTCACGGCACATCGAGGACGCACGCCTGCTCGACGGGGTAATGCTGCACGAGCGCCTGCGCTGGTTCACCGATGACTGGTTGCGCTACGACATCATCGGTGATGCGCTGGTGGTCACCGATCTGCGCATGGGCACGCCGGGCAACTACAACTTCCGCTTCCAGATGGCCCGGCGCGATGCGCAAGGCCAATGGCAGGCCGTCACCCCATCGCGCTGGCGTGAGGACGACGGCCGTTCGATGTTCGACCGTGAGCAACTGACGCTGATCTGGCGACGCATCTTCACTGCGCAGCCGCCCTTGCCGCTGGCGACCTGGCAGACCCGGTTCCTGGGCCCGCAAGGTGCGCAGTGA